TTCAACGTCCCCATTTAGCTGTCGCATCCTCGCTTGGGCTACATGGAACATCATCTTCCACCGTCTTTCAAGTTTTTCGAATTCACCACTGATCTGCTCGAGAACCCACTTTGCATGTTTTAAATCGTCATCAGACACAACAGCTGATATGATTTTTCCCTTGTATGTCATGCCAAGGTATGCAAGTGCCTTTACTAACATACTATTTCGTCCGAATGCAGACAAGTACTGCTTAGTTTGGTCCCCATCACCGGAACTGCTATACTGGTCAATCATTTTATCCAGACGCTTTATCATTTTGTCCTTGGCTTTTTGCTTACCTGTAAGTTCGTACGATCTGCTGTGGACTAGAGTATCCGTAACAATAAGAGTCGATATATCGAAAACGTCCAAATCCTTGGACACGGCATCTTTGGTCCTGTTATATTCGTTCATGCCGATGATGTTATCTTTGTTTTGGATCGTCAGCAATTGTACTTGATAAGCCAAAACGATGCTCAAAATAGTGTTTGGATTTTTCGTGTAAACAGCCAAACGTGTAACATCCTTTATTTCCATAAGGACATCACACTCGTTTCCAGCATCCACCTTGAATTTAAGCCATGCTAACTGGGCATGTATTACGACTTCCGCTGCACAAGCCTTCTCCGCCGATGAGTTCTTAGTTTTGTACTCAGAATGCCACTTGGAATGTATGGCGTGCACACGCTGTTCAAACTTGTCATATTTACCATTATCCTGATACACTGCCAGTTCTACTCCGATGTTTCTGATGCTTACAATATCACCCAACAAAAGTATTTCTGGTTGAACATAAACGAGTTGGTCTGTTTTCAGTCGATGGTACGTTTCAAGCAGTTTCTCAGCCACAAATTCGTGTTCTCTTTTCTTCAGGCAATTGATAAGTTCATCAAAAGGACATGTGTCCACCATTTCCACAAAAAATACCATCGCTCTTTTATGCCTGACATTTTCACGAAGAATCTGTTTCATTACTTCTTGAGTCAACGCATCCTGTTCATACAGTTGTTCAATAATATACAGCGGATCGACATAGTTTACTAagaaagtaaatattttttgcaCAGCCTTTTTCTGTAACCCGTCCATAAGATAttctgaaaaaaagaaaagatacatATAGAAATAGAAGCAGAAACATGTATCCAAACCACCTGCAAATCTTTTAATCATTGATTTTGATCATTGGGTGTGATCTCCCAAGATAGAAATCCCAAAACGACTAACATGTACACGTTTTACCAGGACatatatcattatcaacatAATAAGACGTGAATTGATCATGACGTCATGCTTTGATTCTTTCTCAAAcataataaataagtaatatgtACACTGAATCTAATTTGATTATCATTCACATCCTAACAATTGACGATTTTAGCCTTACTTAGCATATGGGTACAGTAAGATAATCGGAATATATCTATCCAggatcacatacatgtacttacctatCTTTTGTATGGAATATCAAAGGATGTATCCATATTCAGAATGTTTGGAGATAAATCCCACGATATGAATATATTGTACAAAGATATCTTTGTCCGTTTTTTTAATCTTGAATTGAACGTTTCATTTGACGGTATTTCGGCCACCAAGCAGACAATCAGACTGCACACAAAGTTGTTTATGcatatatctataaatacacACAGATTCCGTCGTCGTCATTACAAAGCATATCACGTGTTATATCAGCCCGTATGAACGGTCTAGTGTTCTCTGAATACAAATGGTTTTTAACAATCGGTAGGTTTTATTGCAGTCAATGGAAAGTCAAATATGTATCGCTTTATgatgatatgtatatattcataaagTCTAAAccaacttttaaaaaaaatcctgtgtCATCATCCATTGTGTACAACAGAGATAGTTTCAATATCCAATGGTGGCCAGTTGAATTATTATCGTTGAATAGTGAAATAGTTCCAGTTTAGTGATAACCATCATGCTTTTTAAGCATTGAAAGCAATAAAAGACAATGAAATAATGGTCCATTTTACTGTGGTAGACATGTACCTGGtaagtaaaatatacaatacttatagaatgcatgtacattgtacatgtatagatatatataaaaaccaattaaatcaaaagtattaaataaaatgattcttCGTGCACATTGAACTTACTACAAATCCgaaatgtttttgtttggaGTAgcaattatttcaatatatgaaGTCACCTCCCCTTTATAATCCAGGTTTTAGAATCCTTAAACAATTTCCGTTGTGTCTACATGACGCCTCACCTCTACATTGTCATTGCAAAGGTGGCGAATTATATCCGACTTCAGAGTTATCTTGAGCAACTCTTCTTGAAAGGTGTCTTTCGCTGCCTGTCATGGATTGGCTTCCAAAAAGACTTGCTCCATTAGAATCTATAATTCCCTCATCATaaatatcactgatgttattgatgttaaAATGTCCATTTTGTATCCACAAGTCTTAGATTAAAATTCAAGGAAACTTTGTGGGATAGCTGTGTGTAACTAATGATTGATTATCACAATAAACTGCATGTTAAATCCATTCTGGATCATGTAACTGTGATATGGCAGAATGCACGTGTACCTATATATAAACCTTTCCTGCATGTGTTCATTAGACCATAAAATACGCCTGATTTACCTGTGTAACCAAATAAATTCTATTCAGTtatcagtgtacatgtattttatataatagtTTCCTTCCCCATTCATCAATGGATGGCCAATAAAGTACTAAATAAGTATCTGTATGTTGAAGGAAACAAAAATTCACTAAATATTTGCAAATTAGATTAACCAATAAAAATAAGTTGAAAATAACATGATTTATGCTTTTATAAATAGTTTCATTTTCGTTGtctatgtataaattttgtattaaagtaattcatttgaaattaGATTATTATTATTGTCTTTTCGTTAGTGTGTTTATGTTCAATAATGTTAATGTTGGTACAGTAACTTGTATCACCATGTTGTTTTGTAGGGAGAAGAGCAATATAGACAATGCCTGCTGTCAATTCTCATAagcatttatcaataaaattgtttgaaattgaaaaaaaaacaagtcaaATTTGCTTTATAACCAAGGATTCATATAAATAGTTCTAAAGACTTTTCCATTCTGTTTTAttaaacattatcattttacaGATAATTTAAATCGTTCACAAGATCAGATATTATGTTTAATGTAATAAATTGTCaccatttgtttatttgtttataagtaTATCATACACAAGGGTCACGAAACAAAAAATAGACTGTCGGAAGAATTCAGATAGGATTGCTAAACCTGTAGATTTTTGTCTAAATTATTAACTACATATTTGGGGATATATGGACTTTCAAATATATCACGAACTACCGGTAGTGCAAGAGCATTTGAACCTGGTTGCAATTGATCATGCATTCTGCGGGGCAGGTTATCAGCCGCATGTATTTTTAGGTAATTAACAAGAGTGTCAAATGGACAAGTATCCATGACTTCGAGAAAAAATGTCAAAGAACGACAATgtccacaacatgtattatttttCCGTCGGATAAGTTCCTGGGACATTTCTTTTAGGCTGAACAATTTCGTCATATGAAGGGGTCCCATCTCGGCTGCCAATAAGgaattttatttatgtataacaGCCCGCTTTGTGCTGCACATGAGTAATGCAACATAATTACCAATGTTCCTCTTTCaatcaatataaatacacataGAACTTGCTTACCTAATATAGACCTGTTTGACAAGTATACAGTCGTGTGAAGGCAATGGCACATTTAGAAGTAAAGAACAATAATTACGACAATTACCCACATCGATTTAAAGATCGGTATGTCACAGGATCAATTCCTACgcataaaaaataatgtcttgTCTCGAAGCCGGCTCGAAGGTACACGGATTATTACAgaagcgtattaggctcacataagaaaatatttttcttgagaacgaacatgttttattttgcggccgccagataattttctgccggccgccacttaatttaagatattaTATGGCGGCTGCATATTCCTATGTGATCCTTATACACCTCCGTAGACTACTGCTGAATTCGGGGGTCATCTCAAAATGCAAAtacagatgtttttttttttattatttaaatttttagtTTTACGATATCATACAATACGGTCAGCAAGTACTATTATGACGCaccaatatatacattttatgtacagtttatacaaaaaaattCTTACAGATGAAAAACAGTTGCCCTGAATTACCGAAAGATCGTATCCTGATCACATTTATAAACTTCtagtatttgtatttttaaacaaacgTGTAAGTGTAAATAAAAGTCCTAAATTTAACAACATCTGCCACTTGATTTCTAGCTTTCCCCAGTCTTTGAAGACCTGCTCGAGAATCATATTCGCAGACGTTAAGTCGTTTCCTGAGACGCTGTTGTATTTATGCACGATATCCTCCATATCATAGCCGTTTGGAAACATTAACATTTGCGCCTGAGCAGCCATAACCATGATCATCGACGTCAGTGGATGTTCTGTATGAACAATCAAACTCCCTACATCATGGATTTGTTGAAGGACATCACATGGTTTGTCTGCTTCCAACAAGAACCGCAACCAGGTCAATTTAGCGTCCATAACGACCCGCGCTACTCCTAGACAAGCCTTTTCGAAATACAAAACCTGTAATCATCAGCTTTGTTCAATCAGTCATATTGTCCACATACACCCTCCACATTTTCCCAGTTCGTTGTAGATTACTTACACTTACATTAAATTtggacatttatatatataaatatgaatataatattatttaacaTGAATACAGTGGTTTTAAATAGGCTATATAAACTTGTATGTACCAAGATGCTAATTgcctttattttatattatgatttatttctaTTAATTGTGTAGTGAAATATGCTTCAGTGAATACCTAAACATAAGGACCACATGCTTAAAACATGACCACTTAGTTTTCATTTCCGCTGGTTTTTATTAACAGTTTTAACTGTAATACAATTTTTCATTTCCGCTGGTTTTTATAAACAACTTTAACTGTAATACCAGTTTTTATTTCCACTGGTTTTTATTAACAGCTTTAACTGTAATACAAGTTTTCATTTCCACTGGTTTTTATAAACAGCTTTaactgtattatattgtaaatgcaTTATGTTTAATAAAAGCTTATATGAGAAGAACACTATAAGAGCCTCTATTCATTGACTATAAAAATAACTACGTTTTCTTACTTCGTCAAGAAACCTCAAACTGTATTTGGAATCGCATGATAATTACACTAAATGACGCAATACTGTTGttgcatataaatgtatagaaaAAAGGCGGTTAAGCAATATAATGTGAATGGTCATTGAATAACGTGTATTACTTTAATGGAGAATACACACAAGAGTATGCATTGTTattgttgtatatttgtttccCCACTGATAACAACACTCATTGTAATCTAGCTAcgttttcttgtttttgatatAGTTTCTAATAAATTCAAAACGCTGCCATCATTAGATGATAACAATTATACATTTGGTGTTTCTTTTccacaaatgaaatataaaaataactttactGTTATTTTCAAATAGCTCCACACGATTATTGCATCAGCGAGTACAGCCAAAAAACTAAATATAACCATGCGTATTTTTCCGAGGAATCGATTCCTTTGTCCTATATATGAAGTATTTCAAAGAACCTTAAATATAATTGAAACATGTTATCAAACACAagacaaaacatgttttgtgtTTAAAGGTCTCTCTTGAGGATTATGACCAGAGATGACCTACTATACAATGGCCGTCCGTCTTATAATACCTTCAATGCTGAATACCTGTCGATATATTAAACTCGTAATGCATACATATCTATTTTTATCACTGTAATTGTTGACATTACATGTGCATAGTAACTGGATTATCGTttgaaaattttacattttaagcTAAATGCTAACACAAACCTAAAAGAGAACTGTAGTATATCTTTAGCATATTGCATCACCTTGGCCTTGACTAAAaccaatttaatttttttagttAGAGTATAATGTTTATCATATCAGAATGTAGTATGTATACCTTGGTACTTAAGTATGTAAAATATACGAGTTGCCCTTTTAGCTCAACAACAAGCTATGTTCAAGTCTGTGTTCTACTAATATATCCTTTGAAGAACTTCGTGAAAGTCTTTAAATGCCAGTACAACGTTTTGTTCCAAATCGAATAAATGTACGAACACTTAGATGTACAGCCTTGTATGTGTTGACGTTAAGTATTCTGAATCCAGGGAAGGCGCAATGAACTCATGAAACATTGCGTTTTCTATCTTTGGATAATCTTTCAAGTTATGATGAACTAGCCAAGTTACATATGAAGAAAAGCAACACGGAAAACAAATTCATTCATGTATATGCTGAGGATTTGTTCTTGTGGAATGGATGTTTTTCAAAAGTTCAGTAATATTTTGCCGTTCCTCAAAACGGTGCTCCAACTGATTAGAAAGATCCTTCGCAAACTTCGCCTGCTGGAAGTCTCCTTCATAGTTTCCTTCTAACTGTCGCAATCTCGCTTGAGCTACATGGACCATCATTTTCCATCCTTTCTTTAAGTTTTCAAA
The DNA window shown above is from Argopecten irradians isolate NY chromosome 8, Ai_NY, whole genome shotgun sequence and carries:
- the LOC138330067 gene encoding uncharacterized protein; this encodes MDGLQKKAVQKIFTFLVNYVDPLYIIEQLYEQDALTQEVMKQILRENVRHKRAMVFFVEMVDTCPFDELINCLKKREHEFVAEKLLETYHRLKTDQLVYVQPEILLLGDIVSIRNIGVELAVYQDNGKYDKFEQRVHAIHSKWHSEYKTKNSSAEKACAAEVVIHAQLAWLKFKVDAGNECDVLMEIKDVTRLAVYTKNPNTILSIVLAYQVQLLTIQNKDNIIGMNEYNRTKDAVSKDLDVFDISTLIVTDTLVHSRSYELTGKQKAKDKMIKRLDKMIDQYSSSGDGDQTKQYLSAFGRNSMLVKALAYLGMTYKGKIISAVVSDDDLKHAKWVLEQISGEFEKLERRWKMMFHVAQARMRQLNGDVEGALLNAKVANELSMELKHRFEERQNIINLLTDIQSSA